The Pyrus communis chromosome 9, drPyrComm1.1, whole genome shotgun sequence genome has a segment encoding these proteins:
- the LOC137745440 gene encoding probable purple acid phosphatase 20 encodes MAIKRRPGLVLAVFTLMGLAFPVSFGAFVQGYNRPPARKDLYIPADDPGSASPQQVHISVVGEDKMRVTWITDSPSPATVVYGTSTGVYESSATGNTNSYTYLMYTSGDIHDVVIGPLKPNTTYFYRCGSSDSDPEFSFKTPPAAFPITFAIVGDLGQTEWTSSTLENIDKVNHDMFLLPGDLSYADVIQNKWDSFGRLVQPLASKRPWMVTQGNHEIEKIPIVHAHAFTAYNARWHMPYEESGSDSNLYYSFNVAGVHVIMLGSYTDFDPSSAQYQWLQADLGKVDRGRTPWIVVLIHAPWYNSNKAHQGESESVDMKEAMEDLLYQACVDVVYAGHVHAYERFTRVYKDQSNNCGPVHITIGDGGNREGLASKYLNPQPKISVFREASFGHGQLVVVNATHARWTWHRNEDSETIASDSIWLTNLSSDPACKK; translated from the exons ATGGCGATCAAACGCCGGCCGGGACTGGTTCTCGCTGTTTTTACGTTAATGGGCTTGGCCTTCCCGGTGTCGTTTGGTGCATTTGTTCAAGGGTACAATCGTCCACCGGCTCGCAAGGACCTCTATATCCCTGCGGATGATCCTGGTTCTGCTTCTCCACAACAG GTGCATATTTCTGTAGTCGGTGAGGACAAAATGAGGGTGACATGGATCACCGACAGCCCTAGTCCGGCAACAGTGGTATATGGAACATCTACAGGTGTCTATGAAAGCTCTGCAACTGGAAATACAAATTCCTACACGTATCTTATGTACACATCTGGGGATATTCACGACGTCGTTATCGGTCCGTTGAAACCCAACACGACGTACTTCTACCGCTGTGGATCCTCTGATTCGGATCCTGAGTTCAGTTTTAAAACCCCGCCTGCTGCATTCCCTATCACATTTGCAATCGTAG GTGATCTTGGACAAACTGAATGGACCTCCTCAACCCTCGAAAACATAGACAAAGTAAACCACGACATGTTCTTACTACCAGGTGACTTATCCTATGCAGACGTCATCCAAAATAAATGGGACTCATTTGGCCGTCTGGTGCAGCCACTGGCAAGCAAACGGCCTTGGATGGTTACACAAGGCAATCACGAGATCGAAAAGATCCCAATCGTCCACGCTCATGCCTTCACCGCATACAATGCACGGTGGCACATGCCATACGAAGAGAGCGGATCGGACTCAAACCTCTACTACTCATTCAATGTAGCCGGAGTTCATGTGATCATGTTGGGGTCGTACACTGATTTTGATCCTAGTTCGGCACAGTACCAGTGGTTGCAAGCCGATTTGGGAAAGGTTGACAGGGGGAGGACGCCGTGGATCGTCGTGCTTATCCATGCTCCTTGGTACAATTCTAATAAAGCTCATCAGGGTGAGTCTGAATCTGTTGACATGAAGGAGGCCATGGAAGATTTGCTCTATCAAGCTTGTGTTGATGTGGTTTATGCAGGGCACGTACATGCCTACGAGCGTTTT ACTCGCGTTTACAAGGATCAATCCAATAATTGTGGTCCAGTGCATATTACCATTGGAGATGGTGGCAACCGTGAAGGCCTTGCTAGCAA GTACTTGAATCCGCAACCCAAAATATCGGTTTTCAGGGAGGCAAGCTTTGGGCACGGGCAATTGGTTGTAGTGAATGCAACCCATGCACGGTGGACATGGCATCGGAATGAAGATAGTGAGACAATAGCAAGTGACTCCATTTGGCTCACAAACCTCTCGTCTGATCCTGCCTGCAAGAAGTAA
- the LOC137746005 gene encoding purple acid phosphatase 22-like — protein sequence MEKLYLHVFSLLLVVCLFPQLIKSQDDDYVRQSPRGVIFTHHTSSDEDPQQVHISLVGKDHMRVSWVTESKHVKSIVEYGKESGIYNGKATGEHTSYKYFLYSSGKIHHVTIGPLEPATTYFYRCGGSGPEFSFKTPPQKLPLEFAVAGDLGQTEWTNSTLQHIGSMDYDVLLLPGDLSYADTLQPLWDSFGRIVEPYASKRPWMVTEGNHEIEIIPIINPTGFKAYNARWPMPYQESGSTSNLYYSFEVAGTHVIMLGSYADFDVKSDQYKWLQADLAKIDRKVTPWIVVLLHAPWYNSNNAHKGEGESMRKAMEELLYNARVDVVFAGHVHAYERFTRVYNNEADPCGPMYMTIGDGGNREGLALKFENPASPLSLYREPSFGHGRLRVLNETHAFWGWHRNNESNSVVKDQVWLESLSSSKTCMKSGSQKVGSSSVNDEL from the exons atggaGAAATTATATCTTCATGTGTTCTCTCTCCTCCTAGTTGTCTGTCTCTTCCCTCAACTCATAAAATCACAAGATGATGATTATGTTAGACAATCTCCTCGCGGAGTAATATTCACCCACCACACTAGTTCGGATGAGGACCCTCAACAG GTGCATATTTCACTGGTGGGAAAAGATCATATGAGAGTTTCATGGGTTACTGAAAGCAAGCATGTTAAATCAATTGTGGAGTATGGAAAGGAATCTGGGATATATAATGGGAAGGCAACTGGAGAACACACATCATACAAGTACTTTCTCTACAGCTCCGGGAAGATCCACCAtgttaccattggtcccttggAGCCTGCCACTACATACTTCTATAGGTGTGGAGGTTCAGGCCCCGAGTTCTCCTTCAAGACACCCCCACAAAAACTTCCCCTTGAATTTGCAGTGGCCG GTGACCTAGGTCAGACTGAATGGACTAACTCAACCCTACAACACATCGGAAGCATGGACTACGATGTGCTTCTCCTCCCCGGTGACTTGTCATACGCCGATACACTGCAACCGCTTTGGGACTCCTTCGGCCGCATTGTCGAGCCCTACGCCAGCAAACGCCCGTGGATGGTCACAGAAGGCAACCATGAAATCGAGATCATCCCGATCATCAACCCTACTGGCTTCAAGGCCTACAATGCCAGGTGGCCGATGCCCTACCAAGAGAGTGGGTCCACCTCAAACTTGTACTACTCTTTTGAAGTTGCCGGGACCCACGTCATCATGCTGGGGTCCTACGCTGATTTTGATGTTAAGTCAGATCAGTACAAGTGGCTTCAGGCTGATTTGGCAAAGATTGATAGGAAGGTGACGCCGTGGATTGTTGTGCTTCTGCATGCACCTTGGTATAATTCCAATAATGCCCATAAAGGTGAAGGGGAGAGTATGAGGAAAGCAATGGAAGAGTTGCTGTACAATGCAAGGGTGGATGTGGTTTTTGCAGGGCATGTTCATGCGTATGAACGATTT ACTAGGGTTTACAACAATGAAGCTGATCCATGTGGTCCAATGTATATGACCATTGGTGACGGTGGAAACCGCGAAGGACTAGCGTTAAA GTTCGAAAATCCGGCTTCCCCTCTGTCTTTGTACAGAGAGCCAAGTTTTGGACACGGAAGGCTCAGAGTATTAAACGAAACACATGCATTTTGGGGATGGCATCGAAACAACGAATCAAACTCCGTTGTAAAAGACCAGGTCTGGTTAGAAAGTTTGAGCAGCTCCAAAACATGCATGAAATCTGGGAGCCAGAAGGTGGGTTCATCATCTGTTAACGATGAATTATAG
- the LOC137745289 gene encoding zinc finger A20 and AN1 domain-containing stress-associated protein 4-like — translation MAEEHRCEAPEGHHLCANNCGFFGSPATMNLCSKCYRDFCIKEQQEASIKSTVEASLSASVAASSSLSAPPCSPPSTSFPSFPAAIETQCQTPPPALTLPEVVGDIIKDPVGDLRAREVAAVVSQPNRCTVCRKRVGLTGFKCRCGTTFCGVHRYPEKHACSFDFKTLGREEIARSNPLVIAEKLEKI, via the coding sequence ATGGCGGAAGAGCACAGATGCGAAGCCCCAGAAGGCCACCACCTCTGCGCAAACAACTGCGGCTTCTTCGGCAGCCCGGCCACCATGAACCTCTGCTCCAAATGCTACAGAGACTTCTGCATCAAGGAGCAGCAGGAGGCCTCGATTAAATCCACCGTCGAAGCCTCCCTCTCCGCCTCCGTCGccgcttcttcctctctctccgcTCCTCCTTGTTCTCCGCCTTCAACATCCTTCCCTTCTTTTCCGGCAGCGATCGAGACTCAATGTCAGACTCCGCCTCCGGCGTTGACTTTGCCGGAGGTAGTCGGAGATATTATCAAAGATCCCGTCGGAGATCTCCGGGCTCGTGAGGTGGCTGCGGTGGTGTCGCAGCCGAACCGGTGCACCGTTTGCAGGAAACGGGTCGGGTTAACCGGCTTCAAGTGCAGGTGCGGGACCACGTTCTGCGGCGTCCACAGGTACCCCGAGAAGCACGCGTGTTCGTTCGATTTCAAGACGCTCGGGAGAGAGGAGATCGCCAGGAGCAACCCCCTGGTCATAGCCGAGAAGCTCGAGAAGATTTGA
- the LOC137745676 gene encoding transcription initiation factor TFIID subunit 12-like isoform X2 produces MDQQNSTTTPTPSTSQPTTESPPTAQSQPPPQPQPPAPSSLPTTPTSTPNPNPNPKPSTPLPPQPLLQPQPPPQSLPPPSQPRTPSTLARPPPWQQSHFHHYPSPSSSASSGPPPPPPSASQPPPPRGGISIGVPAHHSGPSPPQPAPYSSSYGHHFGGMGRGGVSVPESVSNSSPSQVRPSMQGMGMMGSLGSSSQMRPTGIPAHHTQRPVQSSVRPPSTASHQSPSSQNFQGHSLLRVSSVGSGSSPNTSPGLQPHTQPWLSSGSQGKPPMPSPSYRQQMNSPSMQQRSHLPQQQPHPTAPQQQHHSMPSASQQKHHPLPSASPQQHHPMPSASQQQHTSSAQHQQPSSSHQGPEHFGQQVQPSRVPQTMPRQQQITRVQGPVNPKSSTLVAAQPNTVQSGAQNKTPSPETDESCNRILGKRSIRELVNQITTFSCSLAKHRKSTQLEAKDILLHIEKNWNITLPGFGGDEIKGFRKPLTNDMHKERLAVIKKSIVATETANARNPTGQATGNAKGGLVKTPANIILSQNSKMREVT; encoded by the exons ATGGACCAACAGAACTCCACCACCACCCCAACTCCCTCCACCTCCCAACCAACAACCGAATCACCCCCAACCGCCCAATCCCAGCCTCCACCTCAGCCTCAGCCACCGGCGCCCTCCTCCTTACCAACCACTCCAACCTCCaccccaaaccctaaccctaaccctaaaccctccaCCCCATTGCCCCCACAACCACTACTTCAACCGCAACCGCCACCCCAGTCGCTTCCACCCCCTTCGCAGCCCAGAACTCCCTCCACATTGGCTCGTCCTCCCCCCTGGCAGCAGTCCCACTTCCACCACTACCCTTCGCCTTCTTCTTCCGCTTCGTCTGGgcctcctcctccgccgcctTCAGCCTCCCAGCCTCCCCCGCCGAGGGGCGGCATTTCCATTGGTGTTCCCGCGCATCACAGCGGCCCTTCTCCTCCCCAACCCGCTCCGTATTCGTCTTCCTATGGGCATCATTTTGGTGGGATGGGCCGCGGCGGTGTCTCTGTGCCTGAATCTGTATCCAATTCCAGTCCTTCCCAG GTGAGACCGTCAATGCAGGGAATGGGGATGATGGGCTCACTCGGTTCTAGTTCTCAAATGCGGCCAACTGGGATTCCGGCACATCATACACAGAGGCCAGTTCAATCCTCTGTGAGGCCGCCATCTACTGCGAGTCATCAGTCCCCGTCTTCCCAA AACTTCCAAGGGCACAGCCTTTTACGAGTTTCATCAGTGGGATCTGGTTCATCACCAAATACATCTCCAGGTTTGCAGCCTCATACTCAGCCATGGTTGTCATCTGGGTCACAAGGGAAGCCACCTATGCCATCCCCTTCATATAGGCAGCAGATGAACTCGCCATCCATGCAGCAAAGGTCGCATCTTCCGCAGCAACAGCCCCATCCTACAGCTCCCCAGCAGCAGCACCATTCCATGCCTTCAGCTTCACAGCAGAAGCACCATCCACTGCCTTCTGCTTCACCGCAACAGCACCATCCCATGCCTTCAGCTTCACAGCAACAGCATACATCATCTGCGCAACATCAACAACCTTCCTCATCACATCAGGGTCCCGAGCATTTTGGCCAACAAGTTCAGCCATCAAGGGTCCCACAAACCATGCCTCGTCAGCAACAAATCACAAGGGTTCAGGGCCCTGTAAATCCCAAGTCTTCTACTCTTGTAGCTGCACAGCCTAACACGGTCCAATCAGGGGCCCAAAATAAAACACCTAGTCCAGAAACAGATGAATCTTGTAAtagaattcttggcaaaagaaGCATCCGTGAGCTAGTCAACCAG ATCACAACATTTAGTTGCTCACTAGCCAAGCATAGAAAATCAACTCAATTAGAAGCAAAAGACATACTTCTACATATTG AAAAAAATTGGAATATAACTCTTCCTGGGTTCGGTGGTGATGAGATTAAAGGCTTCAGAAAACCA CTTACAAATGACATGCACAAGGAGCGCCTTGCTGTG ATAAAGAAGTCCATAGTAGCAACTGAGACAGCAAATGCTAGGAATCCCACCGGACAAGCcactggaaatgcaaagggtgGTCTTGTTAAGACACCTGCCAACATCATACTCTCCCAAAACTCTAAAATGCGTGAAGTTACATAA
- the LOC137745676 gene encoding transcription initiation factor TFIID subunit 12-like isoform X1: MDQQNSTTTPTPSTSQPTTESPPTAQSQPPPQPQPPAPSSLPTTPTSTPNPNPNPKPSTPLPPQPLLQPQPPPQSLPPPSQPRTPSTLARPPPWQQSHFHHYPSPSSSASSGPPPPPPSASQPPPPRGGISIGVPAHHSGPSPPQPAPYSSSYGHHFGGMGRGGVSVPESVSNSSPSQVRPSMQGMGMMGSLGSSSQMRPTGIPAHHTQRPVQSSVRPPSTASHQSPSSQNFQGHSLLRVSSVGSGSSPNTSPGLQPHTQPWLSSGSQGKPPMPSPSYRQQMNSPSMQQRSHLPQQQPHPTAPQQQHHSMPSASQQKHHPLPSASPQQHHPMPSASQQQHTSSAQHQQPSSSHQGPEHFGQQVQPSRVPQTMPRQQQITRVQGPVNPKSSTLVAAQPNTVQSGAQNKTPSPETDESCNRILGKRSIRELVNQIDPSEKLDPEVEEILMDVADEFVDSITTFSCSLAKHRKSTQLEAKDILLHIEKNWNITLPGFGGDEIKGFRKPLTNDMHKERLAVIKKSIVATETANARNPTGQATGNAKGGLVKTPANIILSQNSKMREVT, from the exons ATGGACCAACAGAACTCCACCACCACCCCAACTCCCTCCACCTCCCAACCAACAACCGAATCACCCCCAACCGCCCAATCCCAGCCTCCACCTCAGCCTCAGCCACCGGCGCCCTCCTCCTTACCAACCACTCCAACCTCCaccccaaaccctaaccctaaccctaaaccctccaCCCCATTGCCCCCACAACCACTACTTCAACCGCAACCGCCACCCCAGTCGCTTCCACCCCCTTCGCAGCCCAGAACTCCCTCCACATTGGCTCGTCCTCCCCCCTGGCAGCAGTCCCACTTCCACCACTACCCTTCGCCTTCTTCTTCCGCTTCGTCTGGgcctcctcctccgccgcctTCAGCCTCCCAGCCTCCCCCGCCGAGGGGCGGCATTTCCATTGGTGTTCCCGCGCATCACAGCGGCCCTTCTCCTCCCCAACCCGCTCCGTATTCGTCTTCCTATGGGCATCATTTTGGTGGGATGGGCCGCGGCGGTGTCTCTGTGCCTGAATCTGTATCCAATTCCAGTCCTTCCCAG GTGAGACCGTCAATGCAGGGAATGGGGATGATGGGCTCACTCGGTTCTAGTTCTCAAATGCGGCCAACTGGGATTCCGGCACATCATACACAGAGGCCAGTTCAATCCTCTGTGAGGCCGCCATCTACTGCGAGTCATCAGTCCCCGTCTTCCCAA AACTTCCAAGGGCACAGCCTTTTACGAGTTTCATCAGTGGGATCTGGTTCATCACCAAATACATCTCCAGGTTTGCAGCCTCATACTCAGCCATGGTTGTCATCTGGGTCACAAGGGAAGCCACCTATGCCATCCCCTTCATATAGGCAGCAGATGAACTCGCCATCCATGCAGCAAAGGTCGCATCTTCCGCAGCAACAGCCCCATCCTACAGCTCCCCAGCAGCAGCACCATTCCATGCCTTCAGCTTCACAGCAGAAGCACCATCCACTGCCTTCTGCTTCACCGCAACAGCACCATCCCATGCCTTCAGCTTCACAGCAACAGCATACATCATCTGCGCAACATCAACAACCTTCCTCATCACATCAGGGTCCCGAGCATTTTGGCCAACAAGTTCAGCCATCAAGGGTCCCACAAACCATGCCTCGTCAGCAACAAATCACAAGGGTTCAGGGCCCTGTAAATCCCAAGTCTTCTACTCTTGTAGCTGCACAGCCTAACACGGTCCAATCAGGGGCCCAAAATAAAACACCTAGTCCAGAAACAGATGAATCTTGTAAtagaattcttggcaaaagaaGCATCCGTGAGCTAGTCAACCAG ATTGATCCATCTGAGAAGTTGGATCCAGAAGTTGAAGAAATTCTCATGGACGTTGCAGATGAATTTGTTGATTCT ATCACAACATTTAGTTGCTCACTAGCCAAGCATAGAAAATCAACTCAATTAGAAGCAAAAGACATACTTCTACATATTG AAAAAAATTGGAATATAACTCTTCCTGGGTTCGGTGGTGATGAGATTAAAGGCTTCAGAAAACCA CTTACAAATGACATGCACAAGGAGCGCCTTGCTGTG ATAAAGAAGTCCATAGTAGCAACTGAGACAGCAAATGCTAGGAATCCCACCGGACAAGCcactggaaatgcaaagggtgGTCTTGTTAAGACACCTGCCAACATCATACTCTCCCAAAACTCTAAAATGCGTGAAGTTACATAA